The DNA segment CCTCGTCGAGGTCCACCCGCACGGACAGCAGCGCTTCATCCCACAGCGGCCCCGCAAGGAGCCGGTGCCCGCGCGGATCGTACGCGGCGGATCCGCCGGCGAATCCCTTGCCCCCCTCGAACCCGACCAGTTGGGACACGACGACGAACACCCCGTGCTCCGCGGCGACCGCACTCGCGAGGGCGTCCCAGCGGACGAGGTTGCCGGGGACTCCGGCCCGGGGGGCGGCCCCTCGCGCCGGCGAGGCGCTGAGGATGAGGATGATCGACGCGCCATCGAGCGCGGCCAGCGTGCCGGAGACCGAGTGAAAGCCGTCTTCGCAGATCAGCAGCGCGATCCGTCCCGGCGGCCCGTCGAACGCGCGGATTCCGGCCCCCGCCTCGACGAACCGCTCTTCCTGGAAGACGCCGTAGGTGGCGAGGAACACCTTCCGGTGGACGTGAAGGATCCCGCCGCCGGGCCCGAGCGTCGCGTAGAGGGAGGAGTTGTAGATCCCCGCCGCGTCCCGCTCGTAGAAGCCAATCGCGACGTCGAGGCCGTCCGCCTCTTCGCCGGCTCGCGCGTTGAGGGCCTCGAACAGCTCCGGGGCCGCGATGGCCTGCTCCCGAACGCCGCCTTCGAGGAAATAGCCTGTGAGCGCGGTCTCCGGAAACACGATCAGGCGGGGCCGCGGCTCCGACCGGACCGCGCGCCGGATGATCCCCGCGCAGCCGTCCAGCGTCGCGTCGAGGTCGCCCTTGGAGGGCCGGAACTGGGCGATCGCGATATCGAGCGGCATGCGCGTGAACGTCCCCGAAGCGCGTGCCGCTGTCAACGGGCCCGGCCGTCGTCGTTCGGTGCGCGTGTTGCACGCGGCGCCTCCGCCGCGTTATCCGTCCGCGATGCCGGAGACTCCGACCCCGATCGCGGCGGCGTACGCTGTGCTGCTCCTGATCGGCATGCCCCTCCTCGCCGCCCTCGATGCCCGTCGCGGGGCCGATCTCGCCGCAGCGGCGAAACACCGCCGGCTGCTGTACGTGTCGGTGGGGGCATCGCTCGTCGTGCTCGGCCTGGTCACGCTCGGCGTCGCGGCGTGGCAGAACGTCCCCGCGGCCGCGCTCGGCTGGAGGGTCGACGCGCCGCCGGCCGCGCTGCTCCAGGGCCTGGGCGTGGCCGCCGTCGGGCTCCTGGCAGCCTGGCTGATCACCGCGGCCGCACGGATCGCCGGGCTCCGGGAGACCGGGGCCGTCCTGCTGCTGATGCCGCGAAACGCCTCGGAAAAACGCTGGTTTCTCGCGCTCTCCGGGATCGCGGCGGTCTGCGAAGAGTATGCCTATCGTGGATTCGGCCTGTGGGCCGTCTCGGCATGGACCGGCAACCCCTGGCTCGGCGTGGCGCTGGTCTCCGTGTCCTTCGGACTCGCTCACGGATACCAGAAGCTGGTCGGCGTGGTCCGGGCGACGGCGCTCGGCGTTGTGCTCGCGGTGACCGTCATCTGGACGGACAGTCTGTTCCCGTCCATCGTCGGGCACTTCTGGATCAACGCGGCGATCGGCCTGGGAGGTTGGCGCTACCTCCACGCGAACTTCGATGTCGACGAGCCCGATGAACCCGAAACATGATGAGGAGCGATACCTGATGAGGAGTGATACATGATCGCGAGAATGTGCGCGCGAACGGTCGTCGTGCTTGGCCTGGCCATGCCGGCTGGAATGGCGGCGCAGGAGGCCTCGCCGATCGAGGTCGGAGGACTGCTGCGCGCCGGAGCCCGGGCGCATTCGGATTCCACCCTCGGCGGGCAGGGATTCCGGCTCTTCGAATCCCGCCTCAAGGTGGAGGGCGCCGTCGGACTCGTCTTCGACTACAAGTTCGTTGTCCGCTACGACGCGTCGCGGGACGCGTACCGGATCCACGACGCGGTGGTCACGATGCCGGTGATTCCGGAATTCGAGCTCAGCTTCGGCATGTTCAAGCCCTACTTCGGCTACGAAGCCACCGTGTCGCGGAGCGACATCACGTTCGTCGAGCGCTCGCAGGCCGCGACCGCCCTCAGGCCGGACCGGCAGATCGGTGTGCAGGCGGGCGGGCAGGCGCTCGATGGCCGGTTCACCTACGGGGCCGGCCTCTACAACGGCAACGGCCGGTCCATCACGAACGACGGCGACGACTACATGTTCGCCGGCCGCGTGCAGTACAACTCGATCGGCACGATCGCCTTCTACGACGAACTCGTCGTGCAGGCGGGAGCTTCCCTCGCTTATTCGGAGGACACATCCGCGCCGCTCGGCAAGGGCATCATCACCGGAGACCGATCGGCGGCGCCCGGCATCACGTCCGATTTCGCGGGCAGCCGCCTGTACTGGGGTGCGGACGTTCAGGTCTCCTACCACAACCTGACGCTGACGGGCGAGTACCTGCGGGCGGACTTCGATCTCGATGCTCCGCTCAGCGGGAGCGGGCCGGCCGAGACGGAGGCGTCCGGCGGCTGGGTGCAGTTCGGCTATCGGCCCTGGGGGCTGCTCGAGGGCGTCGTGCGGTACGACGGATTCCGGCCGGCTCTGGGCGCCGACCGGAAGTTCATGGTGTTCGGACTGAACCTGTATCCGGACGGCTACGCGAGGTTCGGGCTGCAGTACGCCAGCGCGCTCGACGATTTGCCCCACGCCCCGACGCTGTCCGATGGCCAGTTCCTCTTCCTCGCCCAGGTCGACTTCTGAGCCGGAGCGGGTAGGCGGGGGGCCGGCCGGCGTGTACGCGGGAATGACGGTGGGCGTGGTCGTGCCGGCGCGGGACGAGGAGCGGAATATCGGCGATGTCGTCGCCGATCTGCTTGCACTGCGCGATGACCGCGGCCGGCGCGTGGTCGACGATTTCGTCGTCTGCGACAACGGGTCGGCGGACGCGACCGCGACCCGCGCGCGCGAGGCCGGGGCGCGGACTGTCCGGCAGGATACGCCGGGCTACGGGCTGGCCTGCCTGACGGCCCTCGCGCACCTGCGCCCCGTCGACATCGTGCTGTTCACGGACGGCGACCGGTCGTTCGACGCCGGGCAGGGGCTCGGGCTGCTCGAAGCCGTCGCCGGCGGGGCCGACCTGGCCATCGGATCGCGCGCGCTGGGCCGGAGGGAGCCGGGCGCCCTGTCGGCTCCGCAGATCGCGGGCAACCGGGTCGCCGGCCTGCTGATACGTCTGCTGTGGGGCGCGGCGGTGACCGACCTCGGCCCCTACCGCGCGATACGGGC comes from the Candidatus Palauibacter soopunensis genome and includes:
- a CDS encoding glycosyltransferase family 2 protein → MTVGVVVPARDEERNIGDVVADLLALRDDRGRRVVDDFVVCDNGSADATATRAREAGARTVRQDTPGYGLACLTALAHLRPVDIVLFTDGDRSFDAGQGLGLLEAVAGGADLAIGSRALGRREPGALSAPQIAGNRVAGLLIRLLWGAAVTDLGPYRAIRAEALRRLDMRDRTYGWTVEMQIKAIRHGLRVVEVPVDTLRRRFGRSKVGGTVRGVVGASAGILSMIARLRWRQWRAARSAGSQEAGK
- a CDS encoding porin; its protein translation is MIARMCARTVVVLGLAMPAGMAAQEASPIEVGGLLRAGARAHSDSTLGGQGFRLFESRLKVEGAVGLVFDYKFVVRYDASRDAYRIHDAVVTMPVIPEFELSFGMFKPYFGYEATVSRSDITFVERSQAATALRPDRQIGVQAGGQALDGRFTYGAGLYNGNGRSITNDGDDYMFAGRVQYNSIGTIAFYDELVVQAGASLAYSEDTSAPLGKGIITGDRSAAPGITSDFAGSRLYWGADVQVSYHNLTLTGEYLRADFDLDAPLSGSGPAETEASGGWVQFGYRPWGLLEGVVRYDGFRPALGADRKFMVFGLNLYPDGYARFGLQYASALDDLPHAPTLSDGQFLFLAQVDF
- a CDS encoding nitrilase-related carbon-nitrogen hydrolase codes for the protein MPLDIAIAQFRPSKGDLDATLDGCAGIIRRAVRSEPRPRLIVFPETALTGYFLEGGVREQAIAAPELFEALNARAGEEADGLDVAIGFYERDAAGIYNSSLYATLGPGGGILHVHRKVFLATYGVFQEERFVEAGAGIRAFDGPPGRIALLICEDGFHSVSGTLAALDGASIILILSASPARGAAPRAGVPGNLVRWDALASAVAAEHGVFVVVSQLVGFEGGKGFAGGSAAYDPRGHRLLAGPLWDEALLSVRVDLDEAARARSEEPLFSDLERSWTRLLVNSPGSGVGRPPAEIE
- a CDS encoding CPBP family intramembrane glutamic endopeptidase, which gives rise to MPETPTPIAAAYAVLLLIGMPLLAALDARRGADLAAAAKHRRLLYVSVGASLVVLGLVTLGVAAWQNVPAAALGWRVDAPPAALLQGLGVAAVGLLAAWLITAAARIAGLRETGAVLLLMPRNASEKRWFLALSGIAAVCEEYAYRGFGLWAVSAWTGNPWLGVALVSVSFGLAHGYQKLVGVVRATALGVVLAVTVIWTDSLFPSIVGHFWINAAIGLGGWRYLHANFDVDEPDEPET